Proteins found in one Pectobacterium atrosepticum genomic segment:
- a CDS encoding non-ribosomal peptide synthetase, with product MQCPGVQEAVVVAREDSPGDTRLVAYLCPQPGVTPDPADLRQQLGQHLAEYMVPGAFVTLDAFPLTPNGKLDRKALPAPDQSAVATRDYEAPQGEVETALAAVWQDLLGLTRVGRHDHFFALGGHSLLIVSLIERLRRAGLALDVRGVFSTPVLSDMAQAILAHQDKPAVVVPPNRIPADSTAITPDLLPLVTLTQPEIDRITDTVSGGASNIQDIYPLAPLQEGILFHHLLQEQGDTYLLRSMVAFTHRERLDAFLSALQQVIDRHDILRTAVCWQDLSQPVQVVWRQAILPINHFEPTSPEDVLAQLQAHTEPRTRRIDLSQAPLFRADIAHDPLQNEWLLALSFHHLISDHMTLALIVGEIRLLLQHQADALPTPLPYRNFIAQTLSVPNSAHEAYFRDKLADVDEPTAPFGLLNVQGSGGDIHEARLVLDATLASAIRQQARHLGVSPGVLFHVAWAQVLAQTSGRDDVVFGSVLLGRLAGAEGADRIMGMFINTLPLRISLADRGAAEVVERTSHDLMTLLEHEQAPLALAQRCSGVAPPMPLFSTLLNYRHTQASSTDNTLSDIRVLTSEERTNYPLTLAVDDRGEGFSLVAQTLEDIDPHRLLNYLMTAISSLVDALETEPQRSILNLPVLPDSERQQMLVDFNATDADIPRHALIHELFEAQVACTPDAIAVVFGEASLSYDELNRRANRLAHHLISFGVRPDERVAICVERGLDMVVGLLGILKAGGAYVPLDPTYPVERLRYMLDDAKPVALISQSAHLGIMNGSLPVILLDDGETRPFDNEPDTPLDARKQGLTPRHLAYVIYTSGSTGKPKGVMVEHANMVNFLCSMRKEPGIAQEDVLLGVTSLSFDISILEIFLPLLNGARLILATQAQAADAQQLAMLIERHAVSFMQATPSTWRMLVELRDFALPPGFKALCGGEALPENLATALLQKVTTLWNLYGPTETTIWSTLNGLTTPTPYIGHPIANTQIYILDAQGRVVPLGVAGEIHIAGAGVVRGYLGRPDLTAERFITDPFSGAPEARMYKTGDLGRWLPDGTLEYLGRNDFQVKVRGFRIELGEIETRLARCHGVHDAVVIAREDSPGDKRLVAYLLAQPDTVLEPADLRQRLSEGVAEYMIPSAFVTLDAFPLTPNGKLDRKALPAPDQSAMATRGYEAPQGDLEHALAQIWQTLLGVERVGRHDHFFELGGHSLLAVQLNARIRAEFLTDIPIVAIFQHPQLSALAEVILAAQIHAAWGNDTDALTHDLDSMSAEELMAILDGDTNDE from the coding sequence ATGCAATGTCCCGGCGTGCAGGAAGCCGTGGTCGTCGCCCGCGAGGACAGCCCCGGCGACACCCGGCTGGTCGCCTACCTCTGTCCTCAGCCCGGCGTCACGCCCGACCCCGCCGACCTGCGCCAGCAGCTCGGACAACATCTGGCCGAATACATGGTGCCCGGCGCCTTTGTCACCCTGGATGCCTTCCCGCTCACCCCGAACGGCAAGCTCGACCGCAAGGCCCTGCCGGCGCCTGACCAGTCCGCCGTGGCGACCCGCGACTATGAAGCCCCGCAGGGTGAGGTCGAAACCGCACTGGCCGCCGTCTGGCAGGACCTGCTGGGTCTGACGCGCGTCGGCCGCCACGACCACTTCTTCGCGCTCGGCGGCCACTCGCTGCTGATCGTCAGCCTGATTGAACGACTCCGCCGAGCAGGATTGGCGCTTGATGTACGCGGTGTTTTCTCCACACCGGTGCTCAGTGACATGGCACAGGCGATACTGGCGCATCAGGATAAACCGGCCGTTGTGGTGCCACCTAACCGCATTCCGGCGGACAGTACCGCCATCACGCCCGACCTGCTGCCGCTGGTGACGCTCACTCAGCCGGAGATCGACCGGATAACCGATACCGTGTCTGGTGGTGCGAGCAATATACAAGACATCTATCCGCTCGCACCGTTGCAAGAAGGCATTCTCTTCCACCATCTCCTGCAAGAACAGGGCGATACTTATCTGCTCCGCAGCATGGTGGCCTTTACCCACCGCGAACGTCTTGATGCGTTTCTCAGTGCACTGCAACAAGTTATCGATCGCCACGACATTCTGCGCACCGCCGTGTGCTGGCAGGATTTAAGCCAGCCGGTGCAGGTCGTCTGGCGTCAGGCAATACTGCCAATCAACCATTTTGAACCGACGTCACCGGAAGATGTATTGGCACAGTTGCAGGCTCATACCGAGCCGCGTACACGCAGGATCGATCTCAGTCAGGCGCCGTTGTTTAGGGCAGATATCGCTCACGATCCCCTGCAAAACGAATGGCTGCTGGCACTGAGCTTCCATCATCTGATTAGCGATCATATGACGCTGGCGCTGATCGTCGGTGAAATCCGTTTGTTATTGCAGCATCAGGCTGACGCGTTACCGACGCCGCTCCCGTACCGCAATTTTATCGCCCAGACGCTAAGCGTACCGAACTCAGCACATGAAGCGTATTTCCGCGACAAGCTAGCTGATGTTGATGAACCGACCGCACCTTTTGGGTTACTCAACGTACAAGGTAGCGGCGGGGATATCCACGAAGCTCGTCTGGTGTTGGATGCCACACTGGCATCCGCTATTCGACAACAGGCACGTCATCTTGGCGTCAGCCCAGGCGTGTTGTTCCATGTGGCCTGGGCGCAGGTTCTGGCGCAGACCAGCGGTCGTGATGACGTGGTATTCGGCTCTGTTCTGCTCGGCCGCCTTGCTGGTGCTGAAGGGGCTGACCGTATTATGGGGATGTTTATCAATACGCTGCCGCTGCGAATTTCTCTTGCGGATCGCGGCGCAGCGGAGGTGGTTGAGCGCACCTCACACGATTTGATGACGCTACTGGAGCATGAGCAAGCACCGCTGGCGCTGGCTCAACGCTGCAGCGGCGTAGCACCACCCATGCCGCTATTCAGTACCTTACTCAACTACCGCCATACACAGGCCAGCTCGACCGACAATACCTTGAGCGACATTCGTGTGCTGACCTCAGAGGAACGAACCAATTATCCACTCACGCTTGCAGTTGACGACCGGGGCGAAGGATTTAGTTTGGTTGCGCAGACGCTGGAAGACATCGATCCTCATCGTCTGTTGAACTATCTGATGACGGCAATCAGCAGTCTGGTCGACGCGCTGGAAACAGAACCGCAGCGTTCCATACTGAACCTACCGGTGCTGCCGGACAGCGAACGTCAACAGATGCTGGTTGATTTCAACGCAACCGACGCGGATATCCCACGGCACGCGCTTATCCACGAGCTGTTTGAAGCACAGGTTGCCTGCACGCCCGACGCCATCGCGGTGGTATTCGGGGAAGCCTCCCTCAGCTATGACGAGCTTAATCGCCGGGCTAATCGCCTTGCCCACCACCTTATTTCGTTCGGCGTACGGCCCGATGAGCGGGTCGCGATTTGCGTCGAGCGTGGTCTGGACATGGTTGTCGGGCTGCTCGGTATTCTCAAAGCCGGCGGGGCCTATGTGCCATTAGATCCCACTTATCCCGTAGAGCGTCTGCGCTACATGCTTGATGATGCCAAACCCGTCGCACTGATCTCCCAGTCAGCCCATCTCGGGATAATGAACGGCAGCCTGCCTGTGATCCTGCTTGATGACGGAGAAACCCGTCCGTTTGATAACGAACCGGATACCCCGCTTGACGCCCGGAAACAGGGGCTCACGCCACGCCATCTGGCCTATGTGATTTACACCTCAGGCTCGACGGGTAAACCTAAAGGCGTCATGGTTGAACATGCCAACATGGTTAATTTCCTCTGTTCAATGCGTAAGGAACCAGGTATCGCCCAAGAGGATGTTTTGCTCGGCGTCACATCACTTTCTTTTGACATCTCCATATTAGAAATTTTCCTGCCGTTATTGAACGGTGCACGGCTGATTCTGGCTACACAGGCACAGGCGGCGGATGCACAACAGTTGGCCATGCTGATCGAACGCCATGCGGTGTCCTTCATGCAGGCCACGCCGTCGACCTGGCGTATGTTAGTGGAGTTACGCGACTTCGCTCTGCCGCCGGGCTTTAAAGCGCTGTGTGGAGGGGAAGCTCTGCCTGAGAATCTGGCGACGGCGCTGCTTCAGAAGGTAACGACGCTCTGGAATCTGTATGGTCCGACAGAAACCACGATCTGGTCCACGCTAAACGGCCTGACGACACCAACGCCTTATATTGGTCACCCCATCGCCAACACCCAAATCTATATTCTGGACGCGCAGGGGCGCGTGGTTCCTCTTGGCGTCGCGGGCGAAATCCATATCGCCGGTGCAGGCGTTGTGCGCGGTTATCTTGGTCGCCCCGATCTCACGGCAGAACGTTTTATTACCGATCCGTTCTCAGGAGCACCAGAAGCCCGGATGTACAAGACCGGCGATCTCGGCCGCTGGCTGCCTGACGGTACCCTTGAGTATCTGGGCCGTAACGATTTTCAGGTCAAAGTACGCGGTTTCCGCATTGAATTGGGCGAAATTGAAACTCGCCTCGCCCGGTGTCACGGAGTACACGATGCCGTGGTCATTGCCCGTGAAGATAGCCCCGGCGACAAACGACTGGTTGCCTACCTACTCGCTCAGCCTGATACGGTGCTCGAACCTGCCGATCTACGACAAAGACTTAGCGAGGGGGTGGCTGAGTACATGATCCCGAGTGCGTTCGTCACACTGGACGCCTTCCCGCTCACACCAAATGGCAAACTTGATCGCAAGGCGCTACCGGCACCAGACCAGTCGGCGATGGCGACTCGCGGCTATGAAGCGCCACAAGGTGATCTGGAACACGCGCTGGCTCAAATTTGGCAAACGCTACTGGGAGTGGAGCGTGTAGGACGTCATGACCATTTCTTTGAGCTCGGCGGGCACTCGCTCCTTGCGGTTCAATTGAATGCCCGTATACGCGCAGAATTTTTAACCGATATCCCCATCGTTGCCATTTTCCAACATCCCCAGCTATCCGCGCTGGCGGAGGTCATTTTGGCCGCACAAATACACGCAGCCTGGGGAAATGACACCGATGCACTCACACACGATCTCGACTCAATGTCAGCAGAAGAATTAATGGCGATTTTAGACGGAGATACGAACGATGAATAA
- a CDS encoding MFS transporter: protein MYYLHNKNFWIFGLFFFFYFFIMGAYFPFFPIWLHDINQISKSDTGIIFACISFFALLSQPIFGLLSDKLGLRKHLLWIITIMLVFFAPFFIYVFGPLLKYNIVLGSIVGGIYLGFINNGGAPAIEAYIEKVSRRSQFEFGRARLFGCLGWALCASIVGIMFTINNQFVFWLGSGCAVILAILLLLAKPEASSSAIVADQVGSNQKPFNLKMAVELLKERKIWFLTLYVVGVSCTYDVFDQQFANFFTSFFETRQEGTRVFGYVTTLGELLNATIMFFAPLIVNRIGGKNALLIAGTIMSVRIIGSAFADSVLEVIVLKTLHMFEVPFLIVGCFKYITSVFEVRFSATIYLVCFCFFKQVSIIFMSIFAGNMYDSIGFHGTYLILGGIALSFTAISLFTLSGKGPLYAFSDKQKTSVNTL from the coding sequence ATGTACTACCTACATAATAAGAATTTCTGGATATTTGGCCTGTTTTTCTTTTTTTATTTCTTCATCATGGGGGCTTACTTTCCCTTCTTCCCTATTTGGCTTCATGATATTAATCAAATAAGCAAAAGCGATACAGGAATTATCTTCGCCTGTATTTCTTTTTTCGCCTTACTATCCCAACCTATATTTGGCTTACTATCTGATAAATTAGGATTGAGAAAACACCTGTTATGGATTATCACCATAATGCTGGTGTTTTTTGCTCCGTTCTTTATCTATGTTTTTGGCCCGTTGTTAAAATACAATATCGTTTTAGGTTCTATCGTCGGTGGAATTTATCTGGGGTTTATCAACAACGGCGGCGCACCGGCCATTGAGGCCTATATCGAGAAAGTCAGCCGCCGCAGCCAGTTTGAATTTGGTCGTGCACGTCTATTCGGCTGCCTCGGTTGGGCGCTCTGCGCGTCTATTGTCGGCATCATGTTTACCATTAATAACCAGTTTGTTTTCTGGCTCGGCTCCGGTTGTGCCGTCATCCTCGCCATCCTATTGCTGCTAGCAAAGCCAGAGGCCTCCTCCAGCGCTATCGTTGCCGATCAAGTAGGCTCCAACCAGAAACCGTTCAACCTGAAAATGGCCGTTGAGTTGTTAAAAGAACGCAAAATCTGGTTCCTGACCCTCTATGTCGTTGGCGTTTCTTGCACTTATGATGTGTTCGATCAGCAATTTGCCAACTTCTTCACCTCATTTTTTGAAACCCGACAGGAAGGTACACGAGTATTCGGCTACGTTACAACATTGGGTGAATTGCTTAATGCCACTATCATGTTTTTTGCGCCGCTTATTGTGAACCGTATCGGCGGCAAGAATGCCCTTCTCATTGCCGGTACAATTATGTCCGTGCGAATTATTGGCTCTGCTTTTGCCGACTCTGTACTGGAAGTGATTGTGCTGAAAACGCTACACATGTTCGAAGTCCCCTTCCTGATCGTTGGCTGCTTCAAATACATTACCAGCGTTTTTGAAGTCCGCTTTTCTGCGACGATTTATTTGGTGTGCTTCTGCTTCTTTAAACAGGTATCGATCATTTTCATGTCCATCTTTGCTGGCAATATGTATGACAGCATCGGTTTTCATGGCACTTACCTGATCTTAGGCGGTATTGCCCTCTCCTTTACGGCGATATCCCTCTTCACTCTGTCAGGAAAAGGGCCGTTATATGCCTTTTCGGATAAACAGAAAACATCGGTGAATACACTTTAG